The proteins below are encoded in one region of Pseudomonadota bacterium:
- the yidD gene encoding membrane protein insertion efficiency factor YidD yields the protein MRTLLLALIRLYWWTLSPLIGRACRFEPTCSRYAASCIERFGAARGSWLGLRRILRCHPFCVGGYDPPPSLPQ from the coding sequence ATGAGAACGCTCTTACTCGCTCTGATCCGGCTGTACTGGTGGACACTGTCGCCCTTGATTGGGCGCGCCTGCCGCTTCGAGCCCACGTGCTCGCGCTACGCGGCCTCTTGCATAGAGCGCTTCGGAGCTGCTCGCGGATCGTGGCTCGGATTGCGTCGCATCCTGCGCTGTCATCCTTTTTGTGTAGGTGGCTACGATCCGCCGCCGTCACTACCCCAGTGA
- the rnpA gene encoding ribonuclease P protein component, whose translation MRRRYEYRAALRHGARVSTRHLTLIVLPSHGQERRLGVSAGRRLGGAVQRNRVKRLAREVFRRNRELFPSACDTVILARPGSERLDYASVRVEIAGVAHLLARAASRATRLERPKSS comes from the coding sequence GTGCGCCGCCGCTACGAGTACCGAGCGGCTTTGCGGCACGGTGCACGGGTGAGCACGCGCCATCTGACGTTGATCGTGCTCCCGTCCCACGGCCAGGAGCGCCGTCTCGGAGTCTCGGCCGGCCGTAGACTGGGCGGCGCCGTGCAACGAAACCGGGTCAAGCGTCTGGCGCGGGAGGTGTTCAGGCGCAATCGCGAGCTGTTTCCGAGCGCTTGCGACACCGTTATCCTGGCGCGACCAGGAAGCGAGCGGCTCGATTATGCGTCGGTTAGGGTCGAGATCGCCGGTGTCGCCCATCTCCTTGCGCGTGCCGCAAGCCGCGCTACCCGGCTTGAACGTCCCAAGTCGTCATGA